A stretch of the Enterobacteriaceae endosymbiont of Donacia proxima genome encodes the following:
- the rpmJ gene encoding 50S ribosomal protein L36, producing the protein MKVRTSIKKICRNCKIIRRKRMIYVFCKTDPKHKQRQG; encoded by the coding sequence ATGAAAGTTCGTACTTCAATTAAAAAAATATGTCGTAATTGTAAAATTATTCGTAGGAAAAGAATGATATATGTTTTTTGTAAAACAGATCCTAAACATAAACAACGTCAAGGATAA
- the fmt gene encoding methionyl-tRNA formyltransferase, which yields MNKKKIKIIFIGTSKFAAYHLKGLINSNYTISCIITKPDTYANRGCKLTFNPIKKLALKNKINILQPESLSSLSLIKKIKNYKCDIIVVVDYGLLIPNTILNIPKLFCMNVHASLLPRWRGSAPIQRALLANDLKTGISIIKMNDFLDQGDIIYQIEYNILLYDTYGSLYKKLAILGLQGLLFILNKITKGIKIKFKSQNINIIKPTYAKKISKKECKLNWLLSAKKLECMIRAFNPCPGTYFFIKEKRFKVWQAEVITNFNSNYINKKPGTILSINRYGIQINTINGILNIQIIQPSGKKQMNIQNFLNFNQYKNLFVKNNIIT from the coding sequence ATGAATAAAAAAAAAATTAAAATAATTTTTATAGGTACTTCAAAATTTGCTGCTTATCATTTAAAAGGTTTAATAAACAGTAATTATACAATATCTTGTATAATTACAAAACCAGATACTTATGCTAATAGAGGATGTAAGTTAACTTTTAACCCTATAAAAAAATTAGCTTTAAAAAATAAAATTAATATTCTACAACCAGAATCTTTAAGTTCTTTATCCTTAATTAAAAAAATTAAAAATTATAAATGCGATATTATCGTTGTTGTAGATTATGGATTGTTAATTCCTAACACAATATTAAATATTCCTAAATTATTTTGTATGAATGTACATGCTTCATTATTACCTAGATGGAGAGGTTCAGCACCTATACAAAGAGCATTATTAGCTAATGATTTAAAAACAGGTATTAGTATCATAAAAATGAATGATTTTTTAGATCAAGGAGATATTATTTATCAAATAGAATATAATATTTTATTGTATGATACATATGGATCATTATATAAAAAATTAGCAATATTAGGATTACAAGGATTATTGTTTATTTTAAATAAAATTACAAAAGGTATAAAAATAAAATTTAAATCTCAAAATATTAACATAATAAAACCTACATATGCAAAAAAAATATCTAAAAAAGAATGTAAATTAAATTGGTTACTATCAGCCAAAAAATTAGAATGTATGATCCGTGCATTTAATCCTTGTCCTGGGACTTATTTTTTTATAAAAGAAAAAAGATTTAAAGTATGGCAAGCAGAAGTTATTACTAATTTTAATAGTAACTATATTAATAAAAAACCTGGAACAATTTTATCAATAAATAGATATGGTATACAAATAAATACTATAAATGGAATTTTAAATATTCAAATTATTCAACCTAGTGGTAAAAAACAAATGAATATTCAAAATTTTTTAAATTTTAATCAGTATAAAAATCTTTTTGTAAAAAATAATATAATTACTTAA
- the rpsK gene encoding 30S ribosomal protein S11, whose protein sequence is MKKKTLNSKKNFKKQILDGIAHIHASFNNTIVTITDRQGNSLGCATAGGSGFRGSRKSTPFAAQVAAEKCAEIVKNYGIKNLEIIVKGPGPGRESTIRALNNAGFKITNIIDVTPIPHNGCRPPKKRRV, encoded by the coding sequence ATGAAAAAAAAAACTTTAAATTCAAAAAAAAATTTTAAAAAACAAATATTAGATGGTATAGCACATATACATGCGTCTTTTAACAATACTATAGTTACCATTACAGATAGACAGGGTAATTCTTTAGGATGTGCCACAGCTGGAGGATCTGGTTTTAGAGGGTCTAGGAAATCTACTCCTTTCGCAGCACAAGTAGCTGCAGAAAAATGTGCTGAAATTGTTAAAAATTATGGTATTAAAAATTTAGAAATTATAGTAAAAGGTCCTGGACCTGGTAGAGAATCTACTATTAGAGCATTGAATAATGCTGGTTTTAAAATTACAAATATTATAGATGTTACACCTATACCACATAATGGATGTAGACCTCCAAAAAAAAGAAGAGTATAA
- the rho gene encoding transcription termination factor Rho: MNLTELKNKPISDLIDLGESIYLENLARMRKQDIIFTILKQHSKSGEDIFGDGVLEILQDGFGFLRSSDSSYLAGPDDIYVSPSQIRRFNLRTGDTISGKIRPPKEGERYFALLKVNQVNFDKPENARSKILFENLTPLHANSRLSMERGNGSTEDLTARVLDLASPIGRGQRGLIVAPPKAGKTMLLQNIAQSIAYNHPDCVLIVLLIDERPEEVTEMQRLVKGEVIASTFDEPPSRHVQVSEMVIEKAKRLVEHKKDVIILLDSMTRLARAYNTVAPASGKVLTGGVDANALHRPKRFFGAARNVEEGGSLTIIATALIDTGSKMDDVIYEEFKGTGNMELHLSRKIAEKRVFPAIDYNRSGTRKEELLSSSEELQRMWILRKIIHPMNEIDAMEFLINKLSMTKTNYDFFNMMKRS, encoded by the coding sequence ATGAATCTTACCGAATTAAAAAATAAACCTATATCTGATTTAATAGATTTAGGTGAAAGTATTTATCTAGAAAATTTAGCTAGAATGCGTAAACAAGATATTATTTTTACTATATTAAAACAACATTCCAAAAGTGGTGAAGATATTTTTGGTGATGGAGTATTAGAAATATTACAAGATGGGTTTGGATTCTTGCGTTCCTCTGATAGTTCTTATTTAGCAGGTCCTGATGATATATATGTATCTCCAAGTCAAATTAGACGTTTTAATTTACGCACAGGAGATACTATTTCTGGTAAAATTCGGCCTCCTAAAGAAGGAGAAAGATATTTTGCATTATTAAAAGTTAATCAAGTAAATTTTGATAAACCTGAAAATGCTAGAAGTAAAATTCTATTTGAAAATTTAACACCATTACATGCAAACTCTAGATTAAGTATGGAAAGAGGTAATGGTTCTACAGAAGATCTAACTGCTCGTGTATTAGATTTAGCTTCACCTATAGGAAGGGGACAAAGAGGTTTAATAGTAGCACCTCCAAAAGCGGGAAAAACTATGTTATTACAAAATATTGCACAAAGTATTGCATATAATCATCCTGATTGTGTATTAATAGTTTTACTTATTGATGAACGTCCAGAAGAAGTCACTGAAATGCAACGATTAGTAAAAGGTGAAGTAATAGCATCAACTTTTGATGAACCACCTTCTAGACATGTTCAAGTTTCTGAAATGGTTATTGAAAAAGCAAAAAGATTAGTAGAACATAAAAAAGATGTTATTATTTTATTAGATTCTATGACCCGTTTAGCAAGAGCATATAATACTGTTGCACCTGCATCTGGTAAAGTTTTAACTGGAGGTGTTGATGCTAATGCATTACATCGACCTAAACGTTTTTTTGGGGCAGCAAGAAATGTTGAAGAAGGAGGAAGTTTAACAATTATAGCAACAGCTTTAATTGATACAGGTTCAAAAATGGATGATGTTATTTATGAAGAATTTAAAGGTACTGGTAATATGGAGTTACATTTATCACGCAAAATAGCAGAAAAAAGAGTATTCCCTGCTATAGATTATAATAGATCTGGAACAAGAAAAGAAGAATTATTAAGTTCTTCTGAAGAATTACAAAGAATGTGGATTTTAAGAAAAATAATTCATCCTATGAATGAAATAGATGCAATGGAATTTTTAATAAATAAATTATCAATGACAAAAACTAATTATGATTTTTTTAATATGATGAAACGATCTTAA
- the aroE gene encoding shikimate dehydrogenase — protein sequence MKLFALFGNPIKHSKSPIIHKLFAKQTRILHNYIKINVPINDFSKSIRNFFQNGGLGANITLPFKREAYKICDILTSRAKYSGTVNTIKITSSKKILGDNTDGIGLLKDLKNLNFITSKSNILLLGAGGAAQGIIYSLIQFGCNITIVNRTYQHAINIVQYFKNTKKINCLKIKDLSNYSFNQIHYDIIINATSSSIKGDIPNIPLSIIKPDIFCYDLFYNNRNTPFLKWCVSHGVKNINISDGIGMLIEQAAYAFYLWHGIMPDTKKTIIKYKKKDI from the coding sequence ATGAAATTATTTGCATTATTTGGTAATCCTATAAAACATAGTAAATCCCCAATTATACATAAATTATTTGCGAAACAAACAAGAATATTACATAATTATATAAAAATAAATGTACCAATAAATGATTTTTCTAAATCAATTAGAAATTTTTTTCAAAATGGAGGATTAGGAGCTAATATTACTCTTCCTTTTAAAAGAGAAGCATATAAAATATGTGATATACTAACAAGTAGAGCTAAATATTCTGGGACTGTTAATACAATTAAAATTACAAGTTCTAAAAAAATTTTAGGTGATAATACGGATGGGATAGGTTTATTAAAAGATTTAAAAAATTTAAATTTTATTACTTCTAAAAGTAATATTCTATTACTAGGAGCTGGAGGGGCTGCACAAGGAATAATATATTCATTAATACAGTTTGGTTGTAATATTACGATTGTAAATCGTACTTATCAGCACGCTATAAATATTGTTCAATATTTTAAAAATACAAAAAAAATAAATTGTTTAAAAATTAAAGATTTATCAAATTATTCATTTAATCAAATACATTATGATATAATTATTAATGCTACTTCTAGTAGCATAAAAGGAGATATTCCTAATATTCCTTTATCAATAATTAAGCCAGATATTTTCTGTTATGATCTTTTTTATAATAATAGAAACACACCATTTTTAAAATGGTGTGTTTCTCATGGAGTTAAAAATATCAATATATCAGATGGTATTGGAATGTTAATTGAACAAGCTGCATATGCTTTTTATTTATGGCATGGTATTATGCCAGATACAAAAAAAACTATTATAAAATATAAAAAAAAAGATATTTAA
- the rpsD gene encoding 30S ribosomal protein S4, with protein MAKYLGPKLKLCRREGTDLFLKSNTRSIDTKCKLEQVPGQHGFKKNRLSDYGIQLREKQKLRRLYGILERQFHNYYKKASRMKGNTGFNLLCLLEKRLDNVVYRMGFGVTRAESRQLISHKSIKINNNIVNIASYQVSVNDKISICEKSKKQLRINASIDLYSQREKSNWLEVNSKKMEGIFTRLPERSDLPADINEHLIIELYSK; from the coding sequence ATGGCAAAATATTTAGGACCAAAATTAAAATTATGTAGAAGAGAGGGAACCGATTTATTTTTAAAATCTAATACACGTTCTATTGATACTAAATGCAAATTAGAACAAGTTCCAGGGCAACATGGTTTTAAAAAAAATAGATTATCTGACTATGGAATACAATTAAGAGAAAAACAAAAATTACGTAGATTATATGGTATATTAGAACGTCAATTTCATAATTATTATAAAAAAGCTTCACGTATGAAGGGAAATACTGGATTTAATTTACTATGTTTACTAGAAAAAAGATTAGATAATGTTGTTTATAGAATGGGTTTTGGAGTAACAAGAGCTGAATCTAGACAATTAATTTCTCATAAATCTATAAAAATTAACAATAATATTGTTAATATAGCTTCTTATCAAGTATCTGTAAATGATAAAATTTCTATATGTGAAAAATCTAAAAAACAATTAAGAATTAATGCATCTATTGATTTATATTCTCAAAGAGAAAAATCTAATTGGTTAGAAGTTAATAGTAAAAAAATGGAAGGAATTTTTACACGTCTTCCTGAACGTTCTGATTTACCTGCAGATATTAATGAACATTTAATTATTGAGTTATATTCAAAATAA
- the ribB gene encoding 3,4-dihydroxy-2-butanone-4-phosphate synthase: MNLLNIEFGNIETRIKNAINSLKKGKGILILDDKKRENESDIVFSAEKISIDNIAFTIRNGSGIICLCITDFLRKKLKLPMMVKKNTSFYKTGFTVSIEAAKGISTGVSAKDRFTTIKTAISDHVVPTDLHQPGHIFPLRAVDGGLSKRQGHTEATIDLLKIAKMKPVGVLCELTNKNGTMANKFDTISFAKKNKMIVITINDIKKYSIKNNIYV; encoded by the coding sequence ATGAATTTACTTAATATAGAATTTGGTAATATTGAAACACGTATTAAAAATGCTATTAATTCATTAAAAAAAGGAAAAGGAATTTTAATTTTAGATGATAAAAAAAGAGAAAATGAAAGTGATATCGTTTTTTCAGCAGAAAAAATTTCTATAGATAATATTGCTTTTACCATTAGAAATGGTAGTGGTATTATTTGTTTATGTATTACAGATTTTTTACGTAAAAAATTAAAATTACCTATGATGGTAAAAAAAAATACTAGTTTTTATAAAACAGGATTTACTGTTAGTATTGAAGCCGCTAAAGGAATTTCTACAGGAGTATCTGCAAAAGATAGATTTACAACTATAAAAACTGCTATTTCTGATCATGTAGTTCCTACAGATTTACATCAACCAGGACATATTTTCCCATTAAGAGCTGTAGATGGAGGTCTTTCTAAAAGACAAGGACATACTGAAGCAACAATAGATTTATTGAAAATTGCAAAAATGAAACCTGTGGGTGTATTATGTGAATTAACTAATAAAAATGGAACTATGGCAAATAAATTTGATACTATATCTTTTGCAAAAAAGAATAAAATGATAGTAATTACAATTAATGATATAAAAAAATATTCTATTAAAAATAATATTTATGTTTAA
- a CDS encoding multifunctional CCA addition/repair protein produces the protein MKIYLVGGAVRDHLLKINVKDKDWVVVGSDIKSMLKLGFKLVGKDFPVFLHPKTHEEYALARTEYKSGHGYKGFKYYATPTISLKEDLLRRDLTINAIAQDNLGKFYDPYNGLNDIKNRILKHVSLSFKDDPLRVLRVARFAAKLNYLNFKIHDSTLKLMKIMSNSGELSYLKPERIWKETYNALRSKDPQIYFQILKKCNALSSILPEINKLYGIPAPLKWHPEIDTGIHTMLTLKIISQLTKNVSTRFAALCHDIGKGLTPKKLWPRHPGHGIAGIPLIKKLCKKLKIPNNIKKLSILSAKIHDIIHDIYNQKPEDILNIYNIIDAWRKPERVKQIALISEADARGRLTLELMEYKQGKYFIDMYNFISKLNIKNIINNINLKGININKTIQNERLKLLKSFLKSK, from the coding sequence TTGAAAATTTATTTAGTTGGTGGAGCTGTACGTGATCATTTATTAAAAATAAATGTAAAAGATAAAGATTGGGTTGTTGTAGGATCTGATATTAAATCAATGCTTAAATTAGGTTTTAAATTAGTTGGTAAAGATTTTCCTGTTTTTTTACATCCTAAAACACATGAAGAATATGCATTAGCTAGAACTGAATATAAATCTGGACATGGTTATAAAGGATTTAAATATTATGCAACTCCTACTATTTCTTTAAAAGAAGATCTATTACGTAGAGATCTTACTATTAATGCTATTGCGCAAGATAATTTAGGAAAATTTTATGATCCATATAATGGATTAAATGATATAAAAAATCGTATATTAAAACATGTTTCATTATCATTTAAAGATGATCCTTTAAGAGTTTTAAGAGTAGCTCGATTTGCTGCTAAATTAAATTATTTAAATTTTAAAATTCATGATAGTACATTAAAATTAATGAAAATTATGAGTAATTCTGGAGAATTATCATATTTAAAACCTGAAAGAATTTGGAAAGAAACATATAATGCACTTCGATCTAAAGATCCTCAAATATATTTTCAAATCTTAAAAAAATGTAATGCTTTATCTAGTATTTTACCAGAAATAAATAAATTATATGGAATACCTGCACCATTAAAATGGCATCCAGAAATTGATACTGGGATACATACAATGCTTACATTAAAAATTATTTCTCAACTTACAAAAAATGTATCAACAAGATTCGCTGCATTATGTCATGATATAGGTAAAGGATTAACTCCTAAAAAATTATGGCCTAGACATCCAGGACATGGTATAGCTGGAATACCATTAATTAAAAAATTATGTAAAAAACTTAAAATACCTAATAATATTAAAAAATTATCTATATTATCAGCTAAAATACATGATATCATTCATGATATATATAATCAAAAACCAGAAGATATATTAAATATATATAATATTATTGATGCTTGGCGCAAACCTGAAAGAGTGAAACAAATTGCACTAATAAGTGAAGCTGATGCACGAGGTAGATTAACGTTAGAATTAATGGAATATAAACAAGGTAAATATTTTATTGACATGTATAATTTTATTTCTAAATTAAATATTAAAAATATAATTAATAATATTAATTTAAAAGGAATTAATATAAATAAAACGATTCAAAACGAAAGATTAAAATTATTAAAATCTTTTTTAAAATCTAAGTAA
- a CDS encoding Fe-Mn family superoxide dismutase, with product MNYKLPKLLYKYSDLEPFFDTKTMEIHHTKHHQNYINNTNLILKKNNIENLKINKLISNLDNLSIPISQKIFLRNNAGGHANHSFFWKILKKNTKPNNIILNILKDEFINFENFKKIFEEKALKFFGSGWIWLIKKQNSLKIITTVNQDNPLMFLNDKKKLSGFPLIGLDLWEHAYYLKYQNNRNFYIQSFWHVLNWDKVLQLFLNK from the coding sequence ATGAATTACAAATTACCAAAATTATTATATAAATATTCTGATTTAGAACCATTTTTTGATACAAAAACAATGGAAATACATCATACTAAACATCATCAAAATTATATTAATAATACTAATTTAATACTTAAAAAAAATAATATTGAAAATTTAAAAATAAATAAATTAATATCTAACTTAGATAATCTTTCAATTCCAATATCTCAAAAAATATTTTTACGTAATAATGCAGGAGGTCATGCTAATCATAGTTTTTTTTGGAAAATTTTAAAAAAAAATACAAAACCTAATAATATCATTTTAAATATTTTAAAAGATGAATTTATAAATTTTGAAAATTTTAAAAAAATTTTTGAAGAAAAAGCCTTAAAATTTTTTGGATCAGGATGGATATGGTTAATTAAAAAACAAAATTCTTTAAAAATAATTACTACAGTTAATCAAGATAATCCACTTATGTTTTTAAATGATAAAAAAAAACTTTCAGGTTTTCCTTTAATAGGATTAGATTTATGGGAACATGCATATTATTTAAAATATCAAAATAATAGAAATTTTTATATTCAATCTTTTTGGCATGTTTTAAATTGGGATAAAGTATTACAATTATTTTTAAATAAATAA
- a CDS encoding DNA-directed RNA polymerase subunit alpha, which yields MDQNSVTEFLKPKLVDIQHINKSTVRVTLEPLERGFGHTLGNALRRILLSSMPGYAVTEVEIEGILHEYSTKEGIKEDIIEILLNLKQLAIKIENNKKEIILTLNKKGIGIVKASDINHGSDIKIINQDHIICHITNINASINITMKIELGRGYIAAHTRINNDIQNNAKIGRLLLDASFSPIKRIIYNVESARVKQRTDLDKLIIEIETNGTIDPEQAIRKAATILAKQLESFVNLEDFKKEKEIKEEKPKFDPILLRSVDDLELTVRSANCLKTEFIHLIGDLVQKTEVELLKTPNLGKKSLTEIKDILASRGLSLGMRLDNWPPDNNKNNK from the coding sequence ATGGATCAAAATTCCGTAACAGAATTTTTAAAACCTAAATTAGTAGATATACAACATATTAATAAATCTACTGTAAGAGTTACTTTAGAACCTTTAGAACGTGGTTTTGGTCATACATTAGGAAATGCATTAAGACGTATTCTACTATCTTCTATGCCAGGATATGCAGTTACAGAAGTAGAAATAGAAGGAATACTACATGAATATAGTACTAAAGAAGGTATTAAAGAAGATATTATTGAAATATTACTAAATTTAAAACAACTAGCTATAAAAATAGAAAATAATAAAAAAGAAATAATTTTAACTTTAAATAAAAAAGGTATTGGTATTGTTAAAGCATCTGATATTAATCATGGTAGTGATATTAAAATTATTAATCAAGATCATATTATTTGCCATATTACTAATATAAATGCATCTATTAATATAACTATGAAAATAGAATTAGGTAGAGGATATATAGCCGCTCATACAAGAATAAATAATGATATTCAAAATAATGCTAAAATAGGTAGATTATTATTAGATGCATCTTTTAGTCCTATTAAAAGAATAATATATAATGTAGAATCTGCAAGAGTAAAACAAAGGACAGATTTAGATAAATTAATTATAGAAATAGAAACAAATGGAACTATCGATCCTGAACAAGCCATTAGAAAAGCAGCTACAATTTTAGCTAAACAATTAGAATCATTTGTAAATTTAGAAGATTTTAAAAAAGAGAAGGAAATAAAAGAAGAAAAACCTAAATTTGATCCTATTTTATTACGTTCAGTAGATGATTTAGAATTAACAGTACGTTCTGCAAATTGTTTAAAAACTGAATTTATTCATTTAATTGGTGATTTAGTACAAAAAACAGAAGTAGAATTATTAAAAACTCCAAATTTAGGTAAAAAATCTTTAACAGAAATAAAAGATATATTAGCTTCAAGGGGATTATCATTAGGAATGAGATTGGATAATTGGCCTCCTGATAATAATAAAAATAATAAATAA
- the rpsM gene encoding 30S ribosomal protein S13, producing MIRIAGVNIPDNKRLIIALKYIYGIGTSNAIYICKITNLSQDIKINTLTEKKIDLLRNAISKFKIEGDLRRNINLNIKRLVDLGCYRGYRHKKGLPVRGQRTKTNARTRKKLHKYSKK from the coding sequence ATGATTCGTATAGCTGGAGTTAATATTCCTGATAATAAACGTTTAATAATAGCTTTAAAATATATTTATGGTATCGGTACATCTAATGCTATTTATATATGTAAAATAACTAATCTTTCTCAAGATATTAAAATTAACACACTTACAGAAAAAAAAATAGATTTATTAAGAAATGCTATATCTAAATTTAAAATAGAAGGAGATTTAAGAAGAAATATCAATTTAAATATCAAAAGATTAGTTGATTTAGGTTGTTATAGAGGTTACCGTCATAAAAAAGGATTACCTGTTAGAGGACAAAGAACTAAAACTAATGCACGTACTAGAAAAAAATTACATAAATATTCTAAAAAATAA
- the dksA gene encoding RNA polymerase-binding protein DksA, whose product MKKNNNFLSSLNILSFAGVAPYKLKPNEKYMNKKQLLHFKKILESWKNKINKKINSTITYIKDETYNFPDPIDRATQEEEFNLELRNKDRERKLIKKIEITLRKFNTKNFGYCDCCEIEIGLKRLEAQPTANLCIDCKTLAEIRAKQIAG is encoded by the coding sequence ATGAAAAAAAATAATAATTTTTTATCATCTTTAAATATTTTATCTTTTGCTGGAGTAGCTCCATATAAATTAAAACCTAATGAAAAATATATGAATAAAAAACAATTACTACATTTTAAAAAAATATTAGAATCATGGAAAAATAAAATAAATAAAAAAATTAATAGTACAATTACTTATATTAAAGATGAAACATATAATTTTCCTGATCCTATAGATAGAGCAACACAAGAAGAAGAATTTAATTTAGAATTACGTAATAAAGATAGAGAAAGAAAATTAATAAAAAAAATTGAAATAACATTAAGAAAATTTAATACAAAAAATTTTGGTTATTGTGATTGCTGTGAAATTGAAATCGGGTTAAAAAGATTAGAAGCACAACCTACTGCAAATCTATGTATTGATTGCAAAACTTTAGCAGAAATACGTGCTAAACAAATTGCAGGATAA
- the trxA gene encoding thioredoxin, producing MQYKTNIIIDLNDKNFQEEIKKNNLVLVDFWAEWCNPCKIFSKVLEEVSIEYKNIIFTKLNIENYKTITEKYNIRSIPTILLFKNGNVIDKIIGSITKIQLKNFLNKNLK from the coding sequence ATGCAATATAAGACTAATATTATAATAGATTTAAACGACAAAAATTTTCAAGAAGAAATAAAAAAAAATAATTTAGTTTTAGTTGATTTTTGGGCTGAATGGTGTAATCCATGTAAAATTTTTTCTAAAGTTTTAGAAGAAGTATCAATTGAATATAAAAATATTATTTTTACTAAATTAAATATTGAAAATTACAAAACTATAACAGAAAAATATAATATTCGTAGTATACCTACAATTTTATTATTTAAAAATGGAAATGTTATTGATAAAATAATCGGTTCTATAACTAAAATACAATTAAAAAATTTTTTAAATAAAAATTTAAAGTAA
- the def gene encoding peptide deformylase — MSIMKLLYFPNKKLRKIAKSIKKIDDNIQLLVNNMLKTMYFYNGIGLAATQIGINKKIIVIDITMGKNNPLILINPTIIAFDKSKINSKEGCLSVPVKQQYYILRYKKIKIRAKNLMNENIELEAKYLLSFCIQHEMDHLNGILFIDYLSNLKYQRIYDKINKINKKIIFIKKHNYIK; from the coding sequence ATGTCTATAATGAAATTATTATATTTTCCTAATAAAAAATTAAGAAAAATAGCAAAATCTATAAAAAAAATAGATGACAATATTCAATTATTAGTTAATAATATGCTTAAAACAATGTATTTTTATAATGGTATTGGATTAGCTGCTACACAAATAGGAATAAATAAAAAAATCATAGTTATTGATATCACTATGGGGAAAAATAATCCTTTAATACTAATTAATCCAACAATTATAGCATTTGATAAGTCTAAAATTAATAGTAAAGAAGGTTGTTTATCTGTACCTGTTAAACAACAATATTATATTTTAAGATATAAAAAAATAAAAATTAGAGCTAAAAATTTAATGAATGAAAATATTGAATTAGAAGCAAAATATTTATTATCTTTTTGTATACAACATGAAATGGATCATTTGAATGGAATCTTATTTATTGATTATTTATCAAATTTAAAATATCAAAGAATTTATGATAAAATAAATAAAATTAATAAAAAAATAATATTTATCAAAAAACATAATTATATAAAATGA
- the rplQ gene encoding 50S ribosomal protein L17 — protein sequence MRHRKTGRYLNRNSAHRFAMLYNMTNSLIYYEIIKTTLAKAKELRKIIEPIITIAKKNNVASRRLIRSKLNNKNNINKLFKVIVPQFKNTLGGYTRIIKCGFRNGDKAPMAYIELIKRKIILKNKKIK from the coding sequence ATGCGTCATCGTAAAACAGGTCGTTACTTAAATAGAAATAGTGCTCATCGCTTTGCAATGTTATATAATATGACTAATTCATTAATTTATTATGAAATTATTAAAACAACTTTAGCTAAAGCTAAAGAACTTAGAAAAATAATAGAACCGATTATTACTATTGCAAAAAAAAATAATGTTGCTAGTCGTAGACTAATTCGTTCTAAATTAAATAATAAAAACAATATTAATAAACTTTTTAAAGTTATTGTCCCACAATTTAAAAATACATTAGGTGGTTATACACGTATTATTAAATGCGGTTTTCGTAATGGGGATAAAGCACCTATGGCTTATATAGAATTAATAAAAAGAAAAATAATTCTAAAAAATAAAAAAATTAAGTAA